One segment of Sesamum indicum cultivar Zhongzhi No. 13 linkage group LG4, S_indicum_v1.0, whole genome shotgun sequence DNA contains the following:
- the LOC105161316 gene encoding synaptotagmin-3 yields MGFLSSLLGVLGFGIGFPFGLFIGFYFFIYSESEEDVEDPMIRPLCELDTVALEELMPEIPPWVKNPDYDRVDWLNKFMSDMWPFLDKAICGIIRSTAEPIFTEYIGKFKIEAIEFKKLSLGNLPPTIHGIKVFETNERELVMEPAIRWAGNPNIIVSVSISSIQVKVQLVDLQVFAAPRITLKPLVPTIPCFANIAVSLMKKPHIDFGLKVLGGDIMSIPGLYCYVQVTRLYLWPKSLEIPVLDASTVAIKKPVGILHVKVVRATKLLKMDFLGLSDPYVKLSLSGEKLPAKKTTIKKKTLNPEWNEEFKLSVKDPQSQMLHINVFDWDKVGSHDRLGTQIFPLKLLTPNELKEVTLDLLKDTGVTDPDNKRQRGQILLQLTYAPFREDHDSFSGIMDGYAKKDSIVDRAPSNVSPTGAGLLLVTVQGAQDVEGSRHNNPYVLVIFRGEIKKSKIMKKTRNPLWNEEFQFLLEEPPLQEKIHIKVMSKRTSISFHSKESLGHVDINLADVVYNGRINQKYHLIDSKDGVIHIELRWKTI; encoded by the exons GATCCGATGATCAGGCCACTTTGTGAACTCGATACGGTCGCACTTGAAGAACTTATGCCTGAGATTCCTCCGTGGGTGAAGAATCCTGACTATGATAGA GTAGATTGGTTAAACAAATTTATGTCAGATATGTGGCCGTTTCTCGATAAG GCAATTTGCGGCATTATCAGAAGCACGGCGGAACCGATATTCACTGAGTACATTGGGAAATTTAAGATTGAGGCAATTGAGTTCAAGAAACTAAGCCTCGGAAATCTTCCACCAACTATTCATG GTATTAAAGTTTTTGAGACAAATGAGAGGGAACTAGTTATGGAACCAGCAATACGATGGGCCGgcaatccaaatataattgtttCCGTGAGCATTTCATCTATACAAGTCAAAGTCCAG CTGGTGGATCTGCAAGTATTTGCTGCACCGCGCATAACTCTGAAACCACTCGTCCCTACTATTCCGTGTTTTGCAAACATAGCGGTCTCTTTGATGAAGAAG CCGCATATAGACTTCGGACTGAAAGTGTTGGGCGGGGATATCATGTCCATTCCCGGCCTTTATTGTTACGTCCAGGTAACACGGct NTACCTTTGGCCCAAGTCTCTTGAAATACCCGTCCTTGATGCTTCAAC GGTGGCCATAAAGAAGCCCGTTGGAATTCTACATGTGAAAGTCGTCCGTGCAACGAAGCTTCTGAAGATGGATTTCCTTGGCCTATCAGATCCTTACGTTAAGCTAAGCCTCAGTGGAGAAAAGCTTCCAGCAAAGAAAACTACGATCAAGAAAAAGACCTTGAATCCTGAGTGGAATGAGGAGTTTAAGCTTTCAGTGAAGGACCCTCAATCTCAAATGCTTCACATAAACGTCTTCGACTGGGACAAG GTAGGCTCACACGACCGGTTGGGAACTCAGATTTTTCCTCTGAAGCTGCTGACCCCCAATGAGCTAAAAGAAGTAACACTCGACTTGTTAAAAGATACTGGTGTTACTGATCCTGACAACAAAAGGCAAAGAGGGCAGATCTTGCTGCAGCTGACATATGCTCCATTTAGAGAAGATCATGACAGTTTCAGCGGGATAATGGACGGCTATGCCAAGAAAGACAGCATAGTCGACCGGGCGCCTAGCAACGTGAGCCCAACCGGAGCAGGCCTACTTCTGGTCACCGTTCAAGGCGCTCAAGACGTAGAAGGTTCGCGTCACAATAATCCTTATGTGCTGGTGATTTTCAGAGgcgaaataaaaaaatcaaag ATAATGAAAAAGACTCGTAACCCTTTGTGGAACGAAGAGTTCCAATTCTTGCTCGAAGAACCTCCGTTGCAGGAGAAGATTCACATCAAGGTTATGAGCAAGCGGACAAGCATTAGCTTCCATTCTAAG GAATCATTAGGACACGTTGACATCAACCTAGCTGATGTCGTCTACAACGGCCGAATCAACCAGAAGTACCATTTGATAGATTCCAAGGATGGAGTCATACACATTGAGTTACGGTGGAAAACAATATGA